In Aestuariibaculum lutulentum, one DNA window encodes the following:
- a CDS encoding AbiH family protein — protein MALYRTSVLKQFKLKEKPKKLDLSKKILQVNKLILIGNGFDLALGLKTKYEDFLLWLLKKYIVQALESGEQNAPFDKYPGMYNEIYRKRDFRKVYGYSENNLFDVLFNTSYRLDKNEILQKENLKDLNDLLGKFKIEIAIHNKNGLFEEILKDSNLRWVDVEGSYFKIMKEVINRSRKFPDNYIDVLNSDLEKIKGYLREYLKELDYSISEDLNVATKYYSQFIQGIKRAELTEVAKKSEVIKTENLLFLNFNYTNSLSNVINKSRSEFYFNGNINIKEWRIHGSLTGEINSMVFGYGDEMDSDYKKIEELNDNRFFRGIKSFKYSENSKYRDLLRFLYSEDYQVCVYGHSCGLSDRLMLNEIFEHENCKSIKIFYYDKTEFVNKTMDISRHFKNNQIMRQRIVEFNEEDQIPQVKNS, from the coding sequence ATGGCGTTATATCGAACCTCGGTTTTAAAGCAGTTTAAATTAAAAGAGAAACCAAAGAAACTGGATTTATCTAAAAAAATATTACAAGTTAATAAGCTTATATTAATAGGTAACGGTTTTGATTTAGCGTTAGGGTTAAAAACGAAATATGAAGACTTTTTATTATGGCTTTTAAAAAAATATATAGTTCAAGCTTTAGAGTCGGGTGAACAAAATGCACCTTTTGATAAATATCCAGGAATGTATAATGAAATTTATAGAAAAAGAGATTTTAGAAAGGTATATGGTTATAGTGAAAATAATCTTTTCGATGTTCTTTTTAATACGAGTTATAGGCTTGATAAAAATGAAATTTTACAAAAGGAAAATTTAAAGGACTTGAATGATCTTTTAGGTAAATTTAAAATTGAAATTGCAATACATAATAAAAATGGACTTTTTGAGGAGATTTTAAAGGATAGTAATTTAAGGTGGGTAGATGTTGAGGGGAGTTATTTCAAAATAATGAAAGAGGTAATAAATAGAAGTAGAAAATTTCCTGACAATTATATTGATGTTTTAAATTCAGATTTAGAAAAAATAAAGGGGTATTTAAGAGAATATTTAAAGGAGTTAGATTATTCAATTTCAGAAGATTTAAATGTAGCGACTAAATATTATTCTCAATTTATCCAGGGTATTAAACGAGCCGAATTGACCGAAGTCGCAAAAAAAAGTGAGGTAATTAAAACTGAGAATTTATTGTTTTTAAATTTTAATTACACCAATTCACTAAGTAATGTTATAAATAAATCAAGAAGTGAATTTTATTTTAATGGGAACATAAATATTAAAGAATGGAGAATCCATGGTAGCTTGACAGGAGAAATTAATTCAATGGTATTTGGTTATGGTGATGAGATGGATAGCGACTATAAAAAAATTGAAGAGCTTAATGATAATAGATTTTTTAGAGGAATTAAATCTTTTAAGTATAGTGAAAACTCGAAGTACAGGGATTTATTAAGGTTTTTATATTCGGAGGATTATCAGGTTTGTGTATATGGGCATTCTTGTGGTCTTTCAGATAGATTAATGCTAAATGAAATCTTCGAACATGAAAACTGTAAATCAATAAAAATCTTTTATTACGATAAAACCGAATTTGTAAATAAAACAATGGATATCTCCAGACATTTTAAAAATAATCAAATTATGCGTCAACGGATTGTTGAATTTAACGAAGAAGATCAGATTCCTCAGGTAAAGAATTCTTAA